AACAGGAATTCGAAAAATTTAAATTCTTTTTTTAATTTGTTCGAAATGCTTATGAATTCATAGTTTTGTGCTCCATATATAATCTCATATATTGTTTCTGACCTTCCTTTTAATGTATTTTATTCCTATGAAGATTCTGTTTGTCGGTGAAATTGTCGGTAAGGCCGGTATTTTCACTTTAAAAAATACACTTAAGCCTTTTATAAAAGACAATGATATTGATTTTGTAATTGGAAACGGTAACGGTACTACCGGTGGATTCGGAATAGGGAAAAATCATTCAATCTACCTCAGAAAGCTCGGAATCAATGTCATTACGACAGGAGAATGTGCTTATTATAAAAAAGATATTGTTCAGCATTACCCGAAAGCTCCTTATTTACTTCGACCGGCCAACTACCCTCCAGGCAATCCCGGCAGAGGGTGGGGGATCTACAATGTCGGAGATTCCAGAATAGGAGTTATAGATATGCTGGGCTTATACGGTTACTCTCGTGTCCACCTGAGCAATCCTTATACATATCTCCCGGAATTGATAAAGAAAATCAAACAGGACACTTCTACCGTAATAGTGAATTTCCATTCCCTGACCACAGCTGAGAAGTACACAATGTTCCACCATCTGGATGGCAAAGTAACCGCTTTAATTGGTTCGGGAACAAAAGCTTTAACTGCAGATGCTCTCATCTCTTCGAAAGGTACAGCTTTTATATCAGATACAGGCAGAACGGGAGCGTTTCAATCTGTCGGAGGTCTGGAACCTAAAGTGGAAATACAGAAATTCCTCACACAAATTCCCGAACGTTCTCTGGATTTCTGGAGCGAACAATATCTGCAGGGAGTCACAGTTGAGTCCGATGAATCCGGTCAGGCTCTCAGAATCGAAACAGTAAATATGAAATGCGAGGTGGAAGCCGATGAAAAAAATAGCCATAATTGACAGACTGGAGAGCGATGCGCTCTACGCGACTTACATTAAGAGCGAGCATGGCGGACACCATAAAGCTTTTATTAAAATCCAGGAAGATCTCACGTTCAAAGTAGACAACCCCTCCAATCTTTTTCTTTTGAAAGGAGACTCGGTTGAAATCTTCATAGAACCGAAAAACGCAATAGCACTAACATTTTCAATGTTTATCCAGCCTCTCATTGCGTTCATTATTTTCTACACTTCTTCCATGCTCTTTTTCAAAGGAGATTCGGAATTCTTCAGGATTCTGACTGGAATTACAGGAATACTTCTTTCTTTCGCGGCTACATATGTGTTTTTAAAATATCGCCCTCAGAAATTACCGGTTATAACCAAAAAAGTAAGCCAGGCGGAAATCGCAGCGGCATGTCCCGCCGGAACATCATGTAAATCCTGCAGCGGATGCGGCTGATTTCTTATCAGCTATGTTCTCTGGTTAAGGAACAAAGTCGTTCAGCCATATTATGAAGAGGAACAACTTCGCTGATATAACCGTGTTCAACAGCGACTTTAGGCATTCCGTACACAATTGATGTCTCTTCATCCTGTGCCAGGGTAATTCCGCCTTCCTTGTAAATCTGTCCGATTTCTCTGGCACCGTCTTTCCCCATGCCGGTCATGATGGCGGCAATGGATTCATTCTGATATTCTTTTGCAACCGATTCGAAGAGAACATCAACCGAAGGCCTGTGTCCGTTTACCGGATCTTTGCTGATAACATTTACAATGGCTCCGAGAGATTTCCGGCTCACCTGTATGTGAAAATCTCCGGGGGCGATAAGGATTCGTCCGGCTTTTAGCAAGTCTCCATCAGCAG
This is a stretch of genomic DNA from Spirochaeta isovalerica. It encodes these proteins:
- a CDS encoding TIGR00282 family metallophosphoesterase, with product MKILFVGEIVGKAGIFTLKNTLKPFIKDNDIDFVIGNGNGTTGGFGIGKNHSIYLRKLGINVITTGECAYYKKDIVQHYPKAPYLLRPANYPPGNPGRGWGIYNVGDSRIGVIDMLGLYGYSRVHLSNPYTYLPELIKKIKQDTSTVIVNFHSLTTAEKYTMFHHLDGKVTALIGSGTKALTADALISSKGTAFISDTGRTGAFQSVGGLEPKVEIQKFLTQIPERSLDFWSEQYLQGVTVESDESGQALRIETVNMKCEVEADEKNSHN
- a CDS encoding SoxR reducing system RseC family protein, encoding MKKIAIIDRLESDALYATYIKSEHGGHHKAFIKIQEDLTFKVDNPSNLFLLKGDSVEIFIEPKNAIALTFSMFIQPLIAFIIFYTSSMLFFKGDSEFFRILTGITGILLSFAATYVFLKYRPQKLPVITKKVSQAEIAAACPAGTSCKSCSGCG